Proteins co-encoded in one Leucobacter exalbidus genomic window:
- the lepB gene encoding signal peptidase I — protein sequence MSEAANQPSKKSRGGGVLGFIRDLLVILVVAFVVSFLLKTFLVRSFYIPSVSMEETLKVNDRILVNQLVPDVISVKRGNIVVFKDPGGWLYPTATQPPKGAEKVLQSVGLAADTSSEYVVKRVIGVGGDRVQCCDAQGRIMVNGVPINEPYIVIPEGETRASKIDFDVTVPEGSVWVMGDNRYQSKDSRYNQDQPGKGFVPLDEVVGRAFVINWPLNHFTWLGVPEGTFTGVEQAKQAGSAAHETVAQ from the coding sequence ATGAGTGAAGCCGCCAACCAGCCGTCAAAGAAATCGCGCGGCGGCGGAGTGCTGGGGTTCATACGTGACCTGCTCGTGATTCTCGTCGTCGCCTTTGTGGTGTCGTTCTTGCTGAAAACGTTTCTGGTGCGCAGCTTCTACATTCCGTCAGTTTCGATGGAAGAGACGCTGAAGGTCAACGACCGCATTCTGGTAAACCAGCTGGTGCCCGATGTGATCAGTGTGAAGCGCGGCAACATCGTGGTGTTCAAGGATCCGGGTGGATGGCTCTACCCGACTGCCACCCAGCCGCCCAAGGGCGCTGAAAAGGTGCTGCAGTCAGTGGGCCTTGCCGCCGATACCAGCAGCGAGTACGTCGTCAAGCGCGTGATCGGCGTGGGCGGCGACCGCGTGCAGTGCTGTGATGCGCAGGGCCGCATTATGGTGAACGGTGTGCCGATCAACGAGCCCTACATCGTGATCCCCGAGGGCGAAACTCGCGCCTCAAAGATTGACTTCGACGTCACCGTACCCGAGGGCTCGGTGTGGGTGATGGGCGATAACCGGTACCAGAGCAAGGACTCACGCTACAACCAAGACCAGCCGGGCAAGGGCTTCGTGCCACTCGACGAGGTCGTCGGTCGCGCCTTTGTCATCAACTGGCCGCTGAACCACTTCACCTGGCTGGGCGTGCCCGAGGGCACCTTCACCGGGGTAGAGCAGGCCAAGCAGGCTGGCAGCGCCGCGCACGAAACCGTGGCGCAGTAA
- a CDS encoding ribonuclease HII, with translation MRPLKADPAKDPTLDYERELWAAGAPVVIGIDEVGRGAVAGPVAVGAHAVLPSITDIPAGLRDSKLLSEARRTFVAPLLTEWGVGAVGYASAAEIDERGITATLGEAARRALLSLHEQGVDVTHAVIILDGSQDWLTPVLKAPLDIRTRIGADRLCASVAAASVGAKVARDQLMCDADEAHPEYAWASNKGYGSAAHYAGIAAHGLTELHRHTWIKA, from the coding sequence ATGCGGCCGCTGAAGGCCGACCCCGCGAAAGACCCCACGCTCGATTACGAACGTGAACTGTGGGCTGCGGGCGCCCCCGTCGTGATCGGCATTGATGAGGTGGGGCGTGGCGCCGTCGCCGGCCCCGTGGCCGTGGGCGCGCATGCCGTGCTCCCCAGCATCACCGATATTCCGGCGGGGCTGCGAGATTCCAAACTCTTGAGCGAGGCACGACGCACGTTTGTGGCGCCGCTGCTCACCGAATGGGGCGTGGGGGCGGTGGGTTACGCCAGCGCCGCCGAAATCGATGAGCGCGGCATCACCGCCACGCTCGGCGAAGCTGCACGTCGCGCGCTGCTCTCACTGCACGAACAGGGCGTCGATGTCACGCACGCGGTCATCATTCTCGATGGCTCACAAGACTGGCTCACCCCGGTATTGAAGGCGCCGCTCGATATTCGCACCCGCATCGGTGCCGACCGACTCTGCGCGAGTGTGGCCGCGGCATCGGTGGGGGCGAAGGTCGCCCGAGATCAGCTGATGTGCGATGCCGACGAGGCACACCCCGAGTATGCCTGGGCGTCGAATAAGGGCTACGGCTCGGCGGCGCACTACGCCGGCATCGCCGCCCACGGCCTCACCGAGTTGCACCGCCACACCTGGATCAAAGCGTGA
- the murI gene encoding glutamate racemase: protein MSKRSISPEAPIGVFDSGVGGLTVARAIRDQLPSESMIYVGDTERTPYGPRPIAEVRRFALEILDDLVAQGVKMLVIACNTASAAVLRDARERYDVPVVEVIGPTVRSAASITRNGRVGLIGTQGTIQSRAYDDLFAMRPEIHLSSAAAPKFVELVEAGETSGPEVHRVAEEYLAPLMAQGIDTLVLGCTHYPFLRGAIKQVVGPDVALVSSDIETANQVFSVLTELQLLRPAASGDPVLRYEATGPDTSGFVDLARRMLGIGIDTVDLVHTGTITLPR, encoded by the coding sequence GTGAGTAAACGCAGTATTTCCCCCGAGGCGCCGATCGGCGTCTTCGATTCGGGGGTCGGGGGACTGACCGTCGCGCGCGCGATCAGGGATCAGTTGCCCAGCGAATCCATGATCTACGTCGGTGATACCGAGCGCACGCCCTATGGCCCGCGTCCCATCGCCGAGGTGCGTAGATTTGCGCTCGAGATTCTCGATGACCTCGTAGCGCAGGGCGTCAAAATGCTCGTCATCGCCTGCAACACGGCCTCGGCCGCGGTGCTGCGTGACGCGCGTGAACGGTACGACGTTCCCGTCGTTGAGGTGATCGGCCCGACCGTGCGCAGCGCGGCATCGATCACCCGCAATGGCCGGGTCGGCCTGATCGGCACACAGGGCACGATTCAATCGCGCGCCTATGACGACCTGTTCGCGATGCGCCCAGAGATTCACCTCAGCTCGGCCGCGGCCCCCAAGTTCGTTGAGCTCGTTGAGGCCGGCGAAACGAGCGGCCCCGAGGTGCACCGCGTGGCCGAGGAATATCTGGCCCCGCTGATGGCCCAGGGCATCGATACCCTCGTGCTCGGCTGCACGCACTACCCCTTCTTGCGCGGCGCCATCAAACAGGTGGTCGGCCCCGATGTGGCACTCGTCTCAAGTGACATTGAAACGGCAAACCAGGTGTTTAGCGTGCTCACCGAGCTGCAGCTGCTGCGCCCCGCGGCCAGCGGCGATCCCGTGCTGCGCTATGAGGCTACCGGCCCCGACACGAGCGGTTTCGTTGATCTCGCCCGCCGCATGCTGGGCATCGGTATCGACACGGTCGATCTCGTGCACACGGGCACGATCACCCTGCCGCGCTAA
- the rph gene encoding ribonuclease PH has protein sequence MSEFTRADGRTVGQMRPVTIERGWSAQAEGSALISFGNTRVLCTASFTPGVPRWLKGQGTGWVTAEYSMLPRSTNERMQRESVKGKIGGRTHEISRLIGRSLRAIIDTKALGENTIVIDCDVLQADGGTRTASITGAYVALADAIEWARAEGHLPRKAQPLKDSVAAVSVGIVGSTAVSDLAYIEDSRAETDMNVVVTGSGDFVEVQGTAEGVPFKRAELDVLLDLALASTAELTQLQRDVLAGETAGA, from the coding sequence ATGTCTGAGTTCACCCGCGCCGACGGGCGCACCGTAGGACAGATGCGCCCCGTAACGATCGAACGCGGCTGGAGCGCGCAGGCCGAGGGCAGCGCGCTGATCTCGTTCGGCAACACCCGCGTGCTGTGCACCGCCTCGTTCACGCCCGGCGTGCCCCGCTGGCTCAAGGGCCAGGGCACCGGCTGGGTGACCGCCGAGTACTCGATGCTGCCCCGCTCCACCAACGAGCGCATGCAGCGCGAATCGGTGAAGGGCAAGATCGGTGGCCGCACGCACGAGATCTCACGGCTCATCGGCCGCAGCCTGCGCGCCATCATCGACACGAAGGCGCTGGGCGAAAACACCATCGTCATCGACTGCGACGTGCTGCAGGCAGACGGCGGCACCCGCACCGCATCGATCACGGGCGCCTATGTGGCGCTCGCTGACGCGATCGAGTGGGCACGCGCCGAAGGCCACCTGCCCCGCAAGGCGCAGCCGCTGAAGGATTCGGTTGCGGCCGTGTCGGTGGGCATCGTCGGCAGCACCGCGGTGAGCGATCTCGCGTACATCGAGGATTCGCGTGCCGAAACCGATATGAACGTCGTTGTCACCGGATCGGGTGACTTCGTTGAGGTGCAGGGCACCGCCGAGGGCGTGCCGTTCAAGCGCGCCGAGCTCGACGTGCTGCTCGACCTCGCCCTCGCGAGCACCGCCGAGCTGACGCAGCTGCAGCGCGATGTGCTTGCGGGCGAAACGGCGGGAGCCTAA
- a CDS encoding non-canonical purine NTP pyrophosphatase codes for MRQVVLASHNAHKLEELRRILGPQIPGIELIGYDGPEPVENGLSFEENALIKARAAAAHTGLPAIADDSGITVGVLGGSPGIFSARWGGPARKDQANVDLLLWQLTDVADEHRQAGFVCAAALVIPGDPEVLGQPATEICELGVWEGTLLRERAGEGGFGYDPIFQPAGMTRSAAELSATEKDQFSHRTNAFTALAPEILSRLGE; via the coding sequence ATGCGCCAGGTCGTACTCGCGTCACACAACGCACACAAGCTCGAGGAGCTGCGCCGCATTTTGGGGCCGCAGATTCCCGGCATCGAACTCATCGGTTACGACGGGCCTGAGCCCGTCGAGAACGGGCTGAGCTTCGAAGAGAACGCGCTGATCAAGGCGCGTGCGGCGGCGGCCCACACCGGCCTCCCCGCGATCGCCGACGACTCGGGCATCACCGTGGGCGTGCTTGGCGGCAGCCCCGGGATCTTCTCGGCCCGCTGGGGCGGCCCGGCGCGCAAGGACCAGGCGAACGTCGACCTGCTGCTGTGGCAGCTCACCGACGTCGCTGACGAACACCGTCAGGCCGGTTTCGTGTGCGCCGCGGCCCTCGTGATCCCTGGCGACCCCGAGGTGCTGGGCCAGCCTGCCACTGAGATCTGTGAGCTCGGCGTCTGGGAGGGCACCCTGCTGCGCGAGCGCGCCGGTGAGGGCGGCTTCGGCTACGACCCCATCTTCCAGCCCGCGGGCATGACCCGCTCGGCGGCCGAACTCTCGGCGACTGAGAAGGATCAGTTCTCGCACCGCACGAACGCATTCACCGCGCTGGCGCCCGAGATTCTCTCGCGCCTCGGCGAGTAA
- a CDS encoding LysE family translocator: protein MTGAAWGGLAIAWIAAVAMPGPDVFLLLRLAVRERRAAVLAACGIMAGNLVWVVASVLGMGVLLAAVPAILPVIQIAGSIVLAYLGVMSLRGGLAQLRAARSGSPDLAPSRAARPFWLGLTTNLANPKALIFFTALLSQFLPPHASFGTQLAIIVAMVVSGLAWFVGVAVAASGAKFRAWFGRAAPGSTSSPACCSS, encoded by the coding sequence GTGACCGGCGCGGCCTGGGGCGGGCTCGCGATCGCGTGGATCGCCGCCGTGGCGATGCCCGGCCCCGATGTGTTCTTGCTGCTGCGGCTGGCGGTGCGCGAGCGCCGCGCGGCCGTGCTCGCCGCATGCGGCATCATGGCCGGCAACCTGGTGTGGGTCGTGGCATCCGTGCTCGGCATGGGCGTGCTGCTGGCGGCGGTGCCCGCCATTCTGCCCGTGATTCAGATCGCGGGCTCAATCGTGCTCGCCTACCTCGGTGTCATGAGCTTGCGGGGCGGGCTGGCGCAGCTTCGCGCGGCACGATCCGGATCCCCCGATCTCGCCCCCTCTCGCGCCGCACGTCCCTTCTGGCTCGGGCTCACCACGAACCTCGCGAACCCGAAGGCGCTGATCTTTTTTACCGCGCTGCTCAGCCAGTTTTTGCCGCCGCACGCCAGTTTCGGCACCCAGCTCGCCATCATCGTCGCGATGGTGGTCTCGGGTCTCGCCTGGTTTGTGGGGGTCGCCGTGGCGGCCTCTGGCGCGAAGTTTCGGGCCTGGTTTGGGCGCGCGGCCCCCGGTTCGACGTCGTCGCCGGCCTGCTGTTCATCGTGA
- the mgtE gene encoding magnesium transporter, translating into MNHTQPQPIPTPIDDTIELVERHLSARDLPALTEQLGQLPVPDVVLAFERVSSKERAVLYRLLTKARALEVFELLDPTLQSDLLHGLQDAEVTRIFAELDPDDRAWLVDEVPAALATRLLRGLPEAERASTAALLGYPQGSVGRRMTPEYVSTRKSYTVAETLERVRAGLADAETVYTIPVLNDARRLVGITSLRELLGADSDALISTLMSDPHSAEAVEEAEIAARRVTDLTLLAMPIVDSEQRLVGMLTIDDAVRILEHEESEDAARQGGTEPLRRPYLSTPVFSLVKSRVVWLLVLAIGATLTVQVLEVFEATLEQVTVLALFVPLLIGTGGNTGNQAATTVTRALALGDVRPKDLMRVLTRELRTGATLGLMLGALGFGIASIAYSLQIGAVIGLTLLAICTVAAVVGGGMPLLARAVKVDPAVFSNPFISTFVDATGLIIYFMIARAVLGL; encoded by the coding sequence ATGAATCACACGCAGCCCCAGCCCATCCCCACGCCCATCGATGACACGATCGAGCTGGTCGAACGCCATTTGAGTGCCCGCGATCTGCCCGCGCTCACCGAGCAGCTCGGCCAGTTGCCCGTGCCCGATGTGGTGCTCGCGTTCGAGCGGGTGTCGTCGAAAGAGCGGGCGGTGCTCTACCGCCTGTTGACGAAGGCGCGCGCCCTTGAGGTGTTTGAGCTGCTCGACCCCACGCTGCAGAGTGATCTGCTGCACGGGCTGCAAGACGCCGAGGTCACCCGCATCTTTGCCGAGCTCGACCCCGATGACCGGGCCTGGCTCGTCGACGAGGTGCCCGCGGCGCTCGCGACCCGGCTGCTGCGCGGCCTCCCCGAGGCCGAGCGCGCCAGCACGGCTGCCCTGCTGGGATACCCGCAGGGCAGCGTCGGCCGACGCATGACCCCCGAGTACGTGTCGACCCGCAAGAGCTACACGGTGGCCGAGACCCTCGAGCGGGTGCGTGCGGGTCTTGCTGACGCCGAAACGGTGTACACGATCCCCGTGCTCAACGACGCCCGCAGGCTCGTGGGCATCACCAGCCTGCGCGAGCTGCTGGGGGCCGACAGCGACGCCCTGATCTCAACGCTGATGAGCGACCCGCATTCGGCCGAGGCCGTCGAGGAGGCCGAGATCGCGGCCCGCCGCGTCACCGACCTCACGCTGCTCGCGATGCCCATTGTCGATAGCGAACAGCGCCTCGTGGGCATGCTCACGATCGATGACGCCGTGCGCATCCTCGAGCACGAGGAAAGCGAGGATGCGGCCCGCCAGGGCGGCACCGAGCCGCTACGCCGCCCCTACCTGTCAACCCCCGTGTTCTCGCTCGTGAAGTCACGCGTGGTGTGGCTGCTGGTGCTCGCGATCGGCGCGACGCTCACCGTGCAGGTGCTGGAGGTGTTCGAGGCCACCCTCGAGCAGGTCACCGTGCTCGCGCTGTTTGTGCCGCTACTGATCGGCACCGGCGGCAACACCGGCAACCAGGCCGCCACCACCGTCACCCGCGCCCTCGCGCTCGGTGACGTGCGCCCCAAAGATCTGATGCGGGTGCTCACCCGCGAACTGCGCACGGGCGCCACCCTCGGCCTAATGCTCGGGGCGCTGGGCTTCGGCATCGCCTCGATCGCCTACTCGCTACAGATCGGCGCGGTGATCGGCCTCACACTGCTCGCCATCTGCACCGTCGCAGCGGTCGTGGGCGGCGGCATGCCGCTGCTCGCTCGCGCGGTGAAGGTCGATCCCGCCGTGTTCTCGAACCCGTTCATCTCAACGTTCGTTGACGCCACCGGCTTGATCATTTACTTCATGATCGCGCGCGCGGTGCTCGGCCTGTGA
- a CDS encoding sugar-binding transcriptional regulator → MSPQSRTSRAEQALWASRLYYHQDLTMEAIAQELKVSRSSVSRLLTFARESGLVEITIHSPEAAQNELEAWFANTFGVTAHVVRAPSRATKLERLDRTAHTAAAVLTQAVQSQLTIGVAWGSTLSAVASHLQAKPTHDSHIVQMNGAVNLRTTGVAYAGELLGRFATAFQMAVHEFPVPALFDDPATKQAMWRERSVHAVLEQQARAGVFMFGLGSPRAELPSHVYSGGYLDRADRAKVKNYGIVGDCATVFYRADGSDDGIDLNERSSGPSLDAIREIPHRLCVVSSSSKRDSLRGALAAGLITELVVDEVLARAVYAWHTGRGR, encoded by the coding sequence TTGTCACCGCAGTCACGCACGTCACGCGCCGAACAGGCCCTGTGGGCCTCACGGCTCTACTACCACCAAGACCTCACTATGGAGGCGATCGCACAAGAACTCAAGGTGTCGCGCTCCTCTGTTTCCCGGCTATTAACCTTCGCGCGCGAGAGCGGGCTCGTCGAGATCACGATCCATTCCCCCGAGGCCGCCCAGAACGAACTCGAGGCCTGGTTCGCCAACACCTTTGGCGTCACCGCGCACGTGGTGCGGGCGCCGTCGCGGGCCACTAAGCTCGAACGGCTCGATCGCACGGCCCACACGGCCGCGGCGGTGCTCACGCAGGCGGTGCAGTCGCAGCTCACGATCGGGGTGGCCTGGGGCTCGACCCTCTCGGCCGTCGCGAGCCACCTACAGGCGAAGCCCACCCACGATTCACACATCGTGCAGATGAACGGCGCAGTCAACCTGCGCACCACGGGCGTCGCCTACGCCGGCGAGCTTTTGGGCCGCTTTGCCACGGCCTTTCAGATGGCCGTGCACGAATTCCCAGTGCCCGCGCTCTTTGATGACCCCGCAACGAAACAGGCCATGTGGCGTGAGCGCAGCGTGCACGCGGTGCTCGAGCAGCAGGCACGCGCCGGGGTCTTCATGTTCGGCCTCGGATCCCCCCGCGCCGAACTCCCCTCGCACGTCTACTCGGGCGGTTACCTCGACCGGGCCGACCGCGCCAAGGTGAAAAACTACGGCATCGTGGGCGACTGCGCGACCGTGTTCTATCGCGCAGACGGCAGCGACGACGGCATCGACCTCAACGAGCGCTCGAGCGGCCCCTCGCTCGATGCCATCCGCGAGATTCCGCACCGCCTGTGCGTCGTATCGAGCTCGTCCAAACGCGACAGCCTGCGCGGCGCCCTCGCCGCCGGCCTCATCACCGAGCTCGTCGTCGACGAGGTGCTGGCCCGCGCGGTGTACGCCTGGCATACGGGGCGCGGCCGCTAA
- a CDS encoding glycerol-3-phosphate dehydrogenase/oxidase has translation MSQEQLSSAAGRIAGLTGRPNARVLVVGGGINGIATFRDLALQGVDVTLVERGDFVSGASSASSHMVHGGIRYLENGEFRLVKESVTERNGLLRIAPHYVKPLETTIPIYKTFSGILSAPFRLLVTHGRGKPNERGAFLIKIGLMMYDTFSRDGGQVPKHRFLGKKRALAELPDINPGLKYTATYYDASMHDPERLALDVLFDGLAAGSHARAFNYVSAVGNAEGGAHLRDEVTGEEFDFAADLIVNTSGPWTDLTNEALGDSTHYMGGTKGSHVVLDHPELLAATRGREIFFEHSDGRIVLIYPLKDRVLVGTTDINADPREATVCTDDEVEYFFDLVKHVFPKIEIKPSDIVYSFSGIRPLPTHDDTAPGFVSRDYRIVDGKAGATPTLSLVGGKWTTFRALAEHLSTEVMDRIGGKRTVDTTHLAIGGGRDFPTTDDARRLWVTSNADGRDTALVESFLTRYGTRAVQVLDALSEQPTELRHARGYYAEEIAHLTRTEQIVHLDDLLKRRTSLAFCGHMTVELFEELASILAAELGWTEEERAAEIARATHILVDAHRIELGKTGLTSI, from the coding sequence GTGTCGCAAGAACAGCTTTCGAGCGCCGCAGGCCGCATTGCCGGTCTCACGGGCCGACCGAACGCGCGTGTGCTCGTCGTCGGTGGCGGTATTAATGGCATCGCAACCTTCCGCGATCTCGCACTGCAGGGTGTCGACGTGACACTCGTTGAACGCGGTGACTTCGTATCGGGCGCTTCGTCTGCTTCGAGCCACATGGTGCACGGTGGCATTCGCTACCTCGAGAACGGTGAATTCCGTCTCGTGAAGGAGTCGGTCACCGAGCGCAACGGACTGCTGCGCATCGCGCCGCACTACGTGAAGCCCCTTGAGACCACGATCCCGATCTACAAGACGTTCTCGGGTATCCTCTCGGCACCGTTCCGCCTGCTCGTGACCCACGGTCGCGGCAAGCCCAACGAGCGCGGCGCCTTCCTCATCAAAATCGGCCTGATGATGTACGACACCTTCTCACGCGACGGCGGCCAGGTGCCCAAGCACCGCTTCCTCGGTAAGAAGCGTGCGCTCGCCGAGCTGCCCGACATTAACCCGGGCCTGAAGTACACGGCAACGTACTACGACGCGTCGATGCACGACCCCGAGCGCCTCGCGCTCGACGTACTGTTCGACGGCCTGGCCGCTGGCAGCCACGCACGCGCGTTCAACTACGTCTCAGCCGTCGGCAACGCCGAAGGTGGAGCACATCTGCGCGACGAAGTGACCGGCGAAGAGTTTGACTTTGCAGCTGACCTCATCGTCAACACGAGTGGCCCCTGGACCGACCTCACTAACGAGGCTCTCGGCGACAGCACCCACTACATGGGCGGCACCAAGGGCTCGCACGTCGTGCTCGACCACCCCGAGCTGCTCGCCGCCACCCGTGGCCGCGAAATCTTCTTCGAGCACTCAGACGGCCGCATCGTGCTGATCTACCCGCTCAAGGACCGCGTACTCGTGGGCACCACCGACATCAACGCAGACCCGCGCGAAGCGACCGTCTGCACCGATGATGAGGTGGAGTACTTCTTCGATCTCGTGAAGCACGTCTTCCCCAAGATCGAGATCAAGCCCTCTGACATCGTCTACTCGTTCTCGGGCATTCGCCCGCTGCCGACACACGACGACACGGCCCCCGGTTTTGTGTCACGCGACTACCGAATCGTCGATGGCAAGGCGGGCGCCACGCCCACCCTCAGCCTCGTCGGTGGAAAGTGGACCACTTTCCGCGCCCTCGCTGAGCACCTTTCCACCGAGGTCATGGACCGCATCGGCGGCAAGCGCACGGTCGATACGACCCACCTCGCCATCGGCGGCGGTCGCGACTTCCCGACCACCGACGATGCACGGCGCCTGTGGGTAACCTCCAACGCCGATGGTCGCGATACCGCCCTCGTTGAAAGTTTCCTCACACGGTATGGCACTCGTGCGGTTCAGGTGCTAGACGCTCTGTCCGAGCAGCCGACCGAACTTCGACACGCCCGAGGCTATTACGCCGAGGAAATTGCACACCTGACGCGCACCGAGCAGATCGTGCACCTTGACGATCTTTTGAAGCGCCGTACTTCACTGGCATTCTGCGGCCACATGACCGTCGAATTGTTTGAGGAATTGGCTTCCATTCTCGCCGCCGAGCTCGGCTGGACCGAGGAAGAGCGCGCGGCTGAGATCGCACGTGCTACTCACATTCTCGTTGACGCACACCGCATCGAACTTGGAAAGACGGGGCTTACCTCCATATAG
- a CDS encoding MIP/aquaporin family protein, whose amino-acid sequence METVNLGLYFTSEFVGTALLALFGCGVVANVALAKTKGNAGGFAMVTWGWGFAVFIGVLASAYSGGILNPAVALGLLISGGITGTMFAIAVVAEVLGAIVGAILCWVTYRKHFDEEPDAGAKLGVFATGPAIRSYGANLTTEIIGTFTLVFIVFAFADYGDIQVGVPGGLGPLTALPVAFLVVGIGMSLGGPTGYAINPARDLGPRIAHAILPIKGKGASDWGYAWVPVVGPLVGGALAAFAAPVLLGLV is encoded by the coding sequence ATGGAAACCGTAAACCTAGGTCTATATTTCACTTCTGAGTTCGTGGGCACCGCGTTGCTCGCACTCTTCGGCTGTGGTGTAGTCGCCAACGTTGCCCTGGCAAAAACCAAGGGCAACGCTGGCGGTTTCGCCATGGTCACCTGGGGCTGGGGCTTCGCCGTCTTCATCGGCGTGCTTGCCTCGGCCTACTCGGGTGGCATTCTCAACCCGGCAGTAGCCCTCGGTCTGCTCATCAGCGGTGGCATCACCGGCACCATGTTCGCAATCGCAGTTGTCGCCGAGGTTCTCGGCGCAATTGTGGGCGCGATCTTGTGCTGGGTGACCTACCGCAAACACTTCGATGAGGAGCCCGATGCTGGCGCCAAGCTTGGCGTTTTTGCAACCGGCCCTGCAATCCGTTCATACGGCGCAAACCTCACCACCGAGATCATCGGTACGTTCACCCTCGTGTTCATCGTCTTCGCATTTGCTGACTACGGCGACATTCAGGTGGGTGTGCCCGGCGGCCTCGGCCCGCTGACCGCTCTGCCCGTTGCCTTCCTCGTGGTCGGTATCGGTATGTCGCTCGGCGGCCCCACCGGCTACGCCATTAACCCTGCTCGTGACCTCGGCCCCCGTATCGCTCACGCCATTCTGCCCATCAAGGGCAAGGGTGCAAGCGACTGGGGCTACGCCTGGGTTCCGGTTGTTGGCCCGCTCGTCGGCGGCGCCCTTGCAGCATTTGCTGCGCCGGTACTGTTGGGTCTCGTTTAA
- the glpK gene encoding glycerol kinase GlpK — translation MAEYIISIDQGTTSSRAMIFDRGGNIISVGQKEHEQIMPQAGWVEHDATEIWQNVQEVIGIALGRADLTRHDIESIGITNQRETAVVWDRRTGKPVYNAIVWQDTRTQDIVDRLAADGGVDRFKGIVGLPLATYFSGTKIAWILENVDGVRADAEAGHLLFGTTDSWVLWNLTGGVEGGVHVTDVTNASRTLFMDLETLTWRDDILDIFNVPRSMMPEIRSSSEIYGYAEDSSLLRETPISGILGDQQAATFGQAAFRQGESKNTYGTGCFLIFNTGEEIVHSKNGLLTTVGFKLGDEPAHYALEGSIAVTGSLIQWLRDQLGIIESAPAVEELASSVEDNGGVYFVPAFSGLFAPYWRPDARGAIVGLTRYVNKGHIARAALEAVAFQTRDVLDAVNADAGVELTELKVDGGMVANQALMQFQADVLGVPVVRPVVAETTALGAAYAAGLAVGFWKNLDDLRANWQEQQRWEPAMTTETRERKLRQWHKAVSKSMDWVDEDV, via the coding sequence GTGGCTGAATACATTATTTCCATCGATCAGGGCACGACATCGTCGCGTGCCATGATCTTCGATCGCGGCGGCAACATCATCTCCGTCGGTCAGAAAGAGCATGAGCAGATCATGCCCCAGGCAGGTTGGGTCGAGCACGACGCCACCGAGATCTGGCAGAACGTACAAGAGGTCATTGGTATCGCGTTGGGGCGTGCCGACCTCACCCGCCACGACATCGAGTCGATTGGCATCACCAACCAGCGCGAGACCGCTGTGGTGTGGGATCGCCGTACCGGCAAGCCCGTATACAACGCCATCGTGTGGCAGGACACCCGCACGCAAGACATCGTTGACCGCCTCGCGGCCGACGGTGGCGTCGACCGGTTCAAGGGTATCGTTGGCCTGCCGCTCGCTACCTACTTCTCGGGCACCAAGATCGCTTGGATCCTCGAGAACGTTGACGGCGTTCGCGCAGACGCAGAGGCCGGCCACCTGCTGTTCGGTACGACCGACAGCTGGGTGCTGTGGAACCTCACCGGCGGTGTTGAGGGCGGCGTGCACGTCACCGACGTCACCAACGCATCGCGCACCCTGTTCATGGATCTCGAGACGCTGACCTGGCGCGACGACATCCTCGACATCTTCAACGTGCCGCGCTCGATGATGCCCGAGATTCGCTCATCATCTGAGATCTACGGCTACGCCGAAGACTCCTCGCTGCTGCGTGAGACGCCCATTTCGGGCATCCTGGGCGACCAGCAGGCGGCCACGTTCGGCCAGGCGGCATTCCGCCAGGGCGAAAGCAAGAACACCTACGGCACCGGCTGCTTCTTGATCTTCAACACCGGCGAAGAGATCGTTCACTCCAAGAACGGCCTGCTCACCACCGTTGGCTTCAAGCTCGGCGACGAGCCCGCGCACTACGCACTCGAGGGCTCGATTGCCGTCACCGGTTCACTGATTCAGTGGTTGCGTGACCAGCTCGGCATCATCGAGAGCGCTCCCGCTGTTGAAGAGCTCGCCAGCTCGGTAGAAGACAACGGCGGCGTGTACTTCGTGCCCGCGTTCTCGGGTCTGTTTGCACCGTACTGGCGCCCCGACGCTCGCGGCGCCATTGTGGGCCTGACGCGCTACGTCAACAAGGGCCACATCGCCCGCGCCGCGCTTGAGGCTGTTGCCTTCCAGACGCGCGACGTGCTCGACGCCGTGAACGCTGACGCTGGCGTTGAGCTCACCGAGCTCAAGGTCGACGGCGGCATGGTGGCCAACCAGGCCCTCATGCAGTTCCAGGCTGACGTGCTGGGCGTGCCCGTGGTACGGCCGGTTGTTGCCGAGACCACCGCGCTGGGTGCTGCGTACGCAGCCGGCCTCGCGGTTGGTTTCTGGAAGAACCTCGACGACCTGCGCGCCAACTGGCAGGAGCAGCAGCGCTGGGAGCCCGCCATGACGACCGAGACCCGCGAGCGCAAGCTGCGCCAGTGGCACAAGGCCGTTTCGAAGTCGATGGACTGGGTAGACGAAGACGTATAA